The window TGGAGGGCAAATGTCTTGTGGTTTGCGACTCTAATCCGACTACGGATTGGAAGGGCTCGTCCTCTCCTCTTGGTATTTCGGTACGTGCTGCAAACTCCAAAGTCGCTTTTTCTGCGGTCCGGAGCAACAACCACGAACCGTCGGAGATGAGCAATAAAACAAGAATCATATACTTCGACCAAGTAAGACGGTTTTGTATGTTTTTGAGATAGTCGATAATGTTTCATTTTACTTCAACTTTATAACATCAAAGTTGCCGTGATAAAACTGCGCTGCAATGCTGTGTAGGATCCACGTTTTAGGCTACATAGGTAATTGAGGATTTAGTGGCAGGTTTTTCCCCCAGCAAAACTAAATTGaaataatacaacaaaacaaaaatatttgGAGGGGTCTAACAGTTGATTTAGAGAACAACCTACATGTATCAATAATAGTTCATTATTGTTTGACTGAttggtttattttaattttaatgatTGATCAACAATAATGGGTATAGCTCACATGTGATCAAACACAATAAAGGGATATATATGACCAGCAGGCAGAAGCAATGGTAGGGGTTCATCTGAGAATAGAACATAGCACACTCCCTGTCACAATCTCACACATGCACCTGAATTTACCCCTCATTCTTTacacacgtgtatgtgacaatgtgtatgtgacaaattaaatttgattttgatttaatttatgcacttcctgatgaactcagtcaccgagTCAGTATATACATCAATACTGTTCTCAGAGGCAACCAATAACATTTCCCAGTCCTTGTGCAATAGATTTTTGCTTTTGATCCAACCCCtccgaaagacacacacacacacacacacacacacacacacacacacacacacacacacacacacacacacacacacacacacacacacacacacacacacacacacacacacacacaccctaaccttaacctaacctaaaactaaccctagctcctaaccctaaacctaattctaaacctaacactaattctaacctaacactaattctaaccttaaccctaaaccccctagaaatagcatttgaccttgtggggaccaacaaaatgtccccagttggtaaaatgtttgtttgcttattattcttgtggggacttctggtccccacaagaatagttaaatatgtctacacacacatacacacacacacacacacacacacatgatagagATGCTTGGTTTGGCTTCATCAATTTGATTGGGTGGTACCAGGGCCATTTCTTgcattttgggggccctaagcaagaTTTGGTTGGGGGGCCCCACCACCTCACAGGCAAAATATTTTATCCTAAAATCACTGTGATAGTACAACTCCTGGTGGCACCTCAACTAGAAGGACCTTACATACATCACCTCTTCATCGCCAAAGCCTTACATAAATCACCTCTTCATCGCCAAAACCTTACATAAATCACCTCAACATAGCCAAGACTTTACATAAATCATTGGCTGAATCTGCCTAATTGGAAGCCTATTGGGCAAGATTACAGCTGGGGTTTTTAGTCATCGCTGTTGTTAAAGAATCATTAACTCTATATCTGGCAGTTGGTCCTAGAGGTTTGTGGCGATGTCCTTGATTGAAGTCACACTCACAAATCTCTTTGTGTCTTGTAGGTTGAGTCACAGGCTGCATGGAATGTCACATCACATGATTAAAACTGTCAGTAAATTTTTTCTCTAAGGAGTTGAGGGGTCTACGACTGCTGAAATATCAGATTTAACACTACAGTCTTGTCACCCTAATTTGAGTGTCACCAGATGAACAGCTGGTGGTTGAGCCATAATTATTTGAATAGTGAGTTGAACCATTGAGGATAATATTTATTCACCTTCTAAAATGCCTTATTCTTCTTTCTCTAGGTTCTTGTGAATATAGGCAACTATTTCACATTGGAGTCAGTGTTTTTGTCACCCAGAAAAGGGATCTACAGTTTTAATTTTCACGTTATAAAAGTGTACCAGAGCCAGACTATACAGGTAAGCAATTTGTTTTGGCCTAATTGATTCAGCAATTTAGCTCCAGTTATGATATAATTTGATTCCCCAGAGACATAATTTGATATACATTTGCTATGGCTAAATTCTTTGAAAGGGCCTTGTAATGGAGTTATTATTAACAGTGTATTACAGATTAGGACATGTGTCTAAATCTATTCTGGACTATTTGGACTTGCATTGACAGAATGGTGCACTGCAGGTTATGAGAGGAAGCTGAAACAAATCTCTGACAAATAACTTAATTTCAATAGATGAGCAAATTACCTGTGTTAATGtactatttttttaacctttatttaactaggcaagtcagtttaagaacaaattcttattttcaatgacggcctaggaacagtgggttaactgcctggtcaggggcagaacgacagatttgtaccttgtcagctcgggggtttgaacttgcaaccttccggttactagtccaacactctaaccactaggctaccctgccacccgcTATAAAACATTAATGGGAAATCACAGCCACTGCATGGCTAATCTTCTAATTTGGTTATGTATGTTTGCACAATTGTAGCCTCAATTTCCAGTAGTTTCATTGCGAAATTCCAAATCCTGGTGAATTCTGAGCTCTCTAACGGTGTGAAAAGTGGGAGGAGACTACATTAGTTTATTAAACATACCATCTTATTATTCAGGCTATTTAAGAGAGTGACAAAACTAAGCTAAAAAATGATGTTGTTTTTTCAAAGTACATTGTCAAGGGGAGGGCTTCTGCATACTGTTCATATTTGAACCAAGATCAAGTGAATAGCAAATAGCTACAGTAGGTAGCGGTGGATGATTACAATGTTTGACAATGGGCATGCAGTAATATCATGGGGACATTAACTGTAGGAACATTAGCTGTATTTCTCCGCTGTCTCATTTATTTTTTCTCATTGCTGTCTCTTTGGGTCATCTAGGTGAACTTAATGTTGAATGGGAAACCTGTCATCTCAGCTTTTGCGGGTGACAAAGACGTAACTCGAGAGGCAGCCACCAATGGAGTTCTGCTCTTTTTGGATAAAGAGGACAAGGTCTACCTTAAACTGGAAAAGGGGAATCTAGTTGGCGGATGGCAATTCTCTACGTTCTCTGGTTTCCTTGTTTTCTCTCTGTAAAAAGATAGAAAACCTCACCATTCAAATGACTTTATCAACAAtgtgttgttactgtataattaAAACATTTCTACATCAGTTGGATCTAGCTAAAGGATGGATGATATTATGTTCCGTGGTCAAGGATTGCTACAGAGAGAAGAAAAGCGACATTGGAAAGAGTTGATGTTTGATAGGAATGGGAATCCCTCTACAAATGCAATACTGCTCCAGAAAATGCCATAGTACAGCTCATTGCTATGCTCATGTTACTTGACAACTTCAACAGAGGATCAACACTTCACAACAATTCTTCCCTCACAAACTTAACAGTCCCAGAATATGTTTAGCATCTTTTAAAAAGTTTACATGACAGGCCTTTCTAAGTCACCATGCCTCTTTTTAGGATGTCTTTCCTATAGGGGAAATGGATTTGTTTTTCTTGGCAAGTGTGGCATGTGTGATATTACAATGCCGAATTCAGAGTAAAGTCTATCTTCCAACTATAAAATGACCCCCTTCTTGCGTGTACAGTCACACACGCTCTCTGTAGAAGTGATAACTAGTGTCACACTTGTCTTCATTTGGAGGGTGTCATTCTAACACCAGGATTAACTTGTGATATGAGTCTGACAATGCAGGTGTTGAATTAATAATTGAATGCACCTTTAAATAAGACCAGGTAGATTTTAATCAGATAAATTGAACAGTCAAGGATAAAACGCTCTGGGAAAGTAGACATAACCAGAAAGTTAGAAAATGAGTACACCAGTCAAATCCTgtctcgtctgatgaaacaaaacgtTTGTGATTGCATAGGACTGCATCAGAGAAGCAGGTCATTGCAAAGATCCACAGCACAAGTTTATTTTGTCTGGCCATTCTCATAACAAGAAGAGATCTGGCTATTAAACAACTTTATGTCTAAACAGATGTTGTAGATGCAATATTGTCATTGAACTGCGAAGTAGTGGAGGCTCAAGTTCATGCTTGACACTGCAGTAGGTCTGGCCTTTTGGTCTGGCCTCTCTGTCATGTGTTGGTTAGCCTCAGTGGAGGCATATGTGATACTTTGTTGAAGAGATCACAattgtatactgtatgttaacaTTTGATTTTATGCACAATAATTTCTTTATTAATTTAATATTTACGCATTGGTTTATTCATAATAGTTTGTTTGATTTAAATGCTTATTTGAATTAACCGATTTGGCATTTACAGCCAATGATTTCAATTTGCTATGTCGTCAATGGCTGCCACATAGCCTGTAGCATCTGCAACCCATGTGAAATTCCTTCTTACCATTTGTTTACAGGGCATTTTTACAATATCTTAAATAATTGGGAGATTTGAAAGATAATTATTTGTTCCAATCTATCAACAGATGAAATGTAAAGAAAAGGTGTGTGAAATGTGAATAATGTAGATAGTTCCATAAGACTAGACATTTTCCACACAAACttaatctcacccaccttctctAACCTTTCCCCCTGAAATACACGTGGGGAAAGTGTCCTGTTGGCCATCTTGCATTGATAGAGTAGCTGTTGTGTTCACTCTTCAACTTATGTAATTGTATGGTCAACAAAAACCTTTCCTGAGTAAATGTAATGGCACTACACTATTTATTGATTTATATTATCTAAACTCTGAATGGTTTGATTTTCTCATAACATATTCCTGAGTTGACAATTGCTTTCTGTGCATATACTGTAACTATCATGGTTGTGAGAATATATGTTTTGTCTGTGAATGTTATGCCTCTGTGGATCTCAAAAGTGTGTCATTAGAGAAATGAATGGTTTGCCTATTTCAGAATTCCTCGGCTGGCAACTCAAGTCACTTTAATGTTGGtgcatatactgtaggcctactgtgtGATCGTTTTAGGCACAGCTCTCAAATGAACATGCTTTACTACTGGATTCCTTTCTTTCAAGACATGAATGATGTCTCCAACTCCCACCAAGAAACCACACCTTGGAGGATAGCTATACAGTAAAAGTGTATTACATTAACCAGATATGCGACATCTCATTtgtgaaataaaaatgttataATGGACTGAATACTTCAACTTGGCCTCATTATCGACGCTGGAGAAGAATACAACTCTCTATTGTATTTCAAATTAATGAATGCAcagaatgatatatatatatatatgtttatatatatgttTACAATAGTCTGTTGTGGGTTCTATAATGTGATAAGTATTGAGTGACTCAAATGAAGTAAGACTGATTTTAATTGAAAGTATTCTTGATTTGCAATATATGATCTATCCCTTACAATTGAGAATCTAACTCCCCTTCACTTGATTTAAAGCCAATTTACCCTAACAATTTATACTTATGTCAACGGATGGGCACGAAACCCAAACTAGCAAAATAAATGATATTCTATAATAGCAGCCTGGTTATTAGGCATGCATCAATCCAATATGATGCTTTTTTTTCAACAAAGATCTTCCATTTCCCGATGATAGATGCACTGTGGTTGTATGAACAACCCCGAATAGGTTTTGTTTATGGATACAAGAAGAATTCAACATACCACATGAAGCTATGTAATCAATGTAACAAACCATTGGTACAGATATGTGTTCAAAAACATGGATGGATTATTGTTGAGATTTCCAAGAGCCTTATCATGCAGGCATATTGTATTACTTTCAAATTAAATCTGTGTTGAATTGTGGTCTTTATTGGTATACAATAATGTCAGAAGAAAATAATTCGATTTATCAGCAACATAATTTCATAACCATATTTGGGCCACGTTCATGTTCTCTGTGTTTTAGAGTGTGGGTCTGAATCCATTCTGTCTGTCTTACAACTATCTTGATTTGAATTGGTATAATACTATGAATAAATTATGTACATTCAGAATCAGCTATTCTCTCAGAGAGATGGGTTTATAATCAAATAATTAATCACTGCATAATGCCAACTATTTGGAATTTGGCAAAGGTGCTTGTTGTTTATGAAGTGAGAAGTTTTATATTCATCTCTATTGTAGAACGGAGAGAGACATTTCTCTTGACGTACTGTTTCCTGTCTTGGGCTTTGATTAgcagggtcgttccaccaatttggtgccttttgagaagtgtaacttggtcAAGAAAACCTTttgatttcacctaattttaacattctgtcataaagagcacatgttcaacttttAAAAATaagtttcccatctcaagaggttaaataaaagaaGTACTATAGTAAgtcctattaagtgccaaataatgtaacagggttgactgtaacagggttgactgtaacaggctTGACGACAGGGTTGATGAAATAAAACTTGTTGTGTACAGcagggagtggcaattgaatgcaagcttcacaaaaaagcttcacaaaaaaaataatgaaattgTAAAAAACATTCTACCCTGTCTGTCtatggtaacagggttgacgtgttatggtCACGGCTGGCCTGCTCATTAGACAGGATTAGGCAGCCACCTATGGCCGCAGATTGACGAGGGTGGCATAttctgagctaaactgaccaagacaacaacaacaacaaaatgaccATTTCTCTCACCCAGCGGCATATGGGCTTTTTAGGTGAGCGCTGATGCCCCCCTTTGATAATGCAGGGGCGCCCAATATTTTTGCTTGTCCATACCTAGCGCACCTCTCCAGGGTGCTATTGGAGAGATGCATCTCTGCAGCGCAAAACAATGATCTTACATAAATAATGTAGCAGATATAGGACATGGTAGAAAGAGTATGTGACCTTTTCTCTAGCCTACTGGCTACTGGCTGTAGATAACATGTATGACTATGTAATGAGACAGACACtttttacatcatgcaggtttctcccatcaaatagcctaacctaaatgGCACTCAATCAAATAATAAAATGGACAATCACAACTGCTTTCCAGGTGTTTCACCCcattgtcatgatcagtggtttcaagtttgtatcAGTACAATTTTGACAAGTTGATCACAGCAATAAAATGAAATATTTGTGTAAACACTGCAAATAGGCTTGTGATaacatcacatttatttattcaaccttcatttaactaggcaagtcagttccgagcaaattcttatttacaatgacagcctactgggggatagtgggttaactgccttgttcagaggcacaacaacagatttttaccttgtcagctcagggatttgatccagcaaccactaggctacctgctgccccaggtaACTAatattcagagcttaaatagccaaattgattagtcacaggaatcaAGACTAATAAAGCCAGTGCAATAGCCTGTTTTATAAACAGTTGGCCTTCCGAGTGGATCGGGATTCATACAATTCTATTGCTGTCTGACATggtaggctacaccccagtaagcacGAGCCAACATCTTTTGGATGTCTTTTTTGGTCCTGTCTGGATGTCATTTTTTGGGGTGTTTTACAAACAGTAGGCTTACCACATcgatgggcattcataaaataAAATTTCAGGCAACATTGTAGGCTACACCTCAGTAAGCATGGACCGATGCCAACGCCTTTTGGACGTATTTTTTTGTTGCAGTTCCGGACCGGTCTTGATTTCCACATCCACGGACATTGGTTTTTGGTTCAGTCCGGACCAAATCCGAACCAATCATAGACGCgtatgtttggttcagattttgtccggtctggaccagccttgatttggcccaaacatagatgtctataaaatacttattttcaactttcattcagaaccaaaaagttccctgatttcaacatctggaaaatacatattttcaacatctacaaaatacgtattttcagcatcaggaaaataagtattttcagCTTTC of the Oncorhynchus kisutch isolate 150728-3 linkage group LG17, Okis_V2, whole genome shotgun sequence genome contains:
- the LOC109907058 gene encoding cerebellin-4-like yields the protein MGLLRLLYKVMVNSLVLMFSLALISEFVGAQNDTEPVVLEGKCLVVCDSNPTTDWKGSSSPLGISVRAANSKVAFSAVRSNNHEPSEMSNKTRIIYFDQVLVNIGNYFTLESVFLSPRKGIYSFNFHVIKVYQSQTIQVNLMLNGKPVISAFAGDKDVTREAATNGVLLFLDKEDKVYLKLEKGNLVGGWQFSTFSGFLVFSL